One genomic segment of Chloroflexota bacterium includes these proteins:
- a CDS encoding DUF512 domain-containing protein yields MTATNQLPITNYKYSGLIQKVEPASLAADLGLRPGDEVLAVNGHPVEDVIDVQFYAAEDQVEIVYRRDDTQYAIRNTRKIEQPLGIEFTHPTFDIDIRRCNNLCPFCFVLQTAPRMRRTLYIKDDDYRYSFLYGHFVTLTNLSEHDWARLEEQRLSPLYVSVHATNLEVRRACLANKTAPDVMAQLRWLGERGIVCHTQLVVTPGLNDGSILEQSLRELGKLYPTVQSVSVAPVGLTKHHKYGHRPNTVAECNDVLDAVEKWQARFLKKFGAHFVHATDEWYLVTGRPLPPIKNLDGLALEENGLGQVRGFLNAWRREKRELKSQIPNPKIQNGMRATLVSGALFAPVLTKSAREFDQIAGTTLAVSPVINDRLGETITVAGLLMGKDVINQLSDRDLGEFVVLPRVMFDHPQGISLDDVSPLDIARALNRPVFLADLMGDVIDAFTGHNTLVFKPGDSIPLEVMRNGGWAVEKYL; encoded by the coding sequence GTGACGGCCACTAACCAATTACCAATAACTAATTACAAATACTCCGGCCTCATTCAGAAAGTCGAACCCGCCTCCCTCGCCGCCGACCTCGGCCTGCGCCCCGGCGACGAAGTACTGGCCGTCAACGGCCACCCCGTCGAAGACGTGATTGACGTGCAGTTCTACGCCGCCGAAGACCAAGTCGAAATCGTCTACCGGCGGGATGATACGCAATACGCAATACGCAACACGCGAAAAATAGAACAGCCACTTGGAATTGAATTCACCCACCCCACCTTCGACATAGACATCCGCCGGTGCAACAACCTGTGCCCGTTCTGCTTCGTCCTGCAAACCGCGCCGCGCATGAGGCGCACCCTTTACATCAAAGACGACGACTACCGCTACTCGTTTCTCTACGGCCACTTCGTCACCCTCACCAACCTGAGTGAGCACGACTGGGCGCGACTCGAAGAGCAACGCCTCTCGCCGCTGTACGTCTCGGTACACGCCACCAACCTGGAAGTTCGCCGAGCCTGCCTGGCCAACAAAACCGCGCCCGACGTGATGGCACAACTGCGCTGGCTGGGTGAGCGTGGCATCGTCTGTCACACCCAGCTCGTGGTCACGCCCGGCCTCAACGACGGCTCGATCCTCGAGCAGTCGCTTCGTGAGTTAGGCAAACTTTATCCAACGGTTCAATCTGTCAGCGTAGCGCCGGTCGGCCTCACCAAACATCACAAGTACGGCCACCGACCGAACACTGTTGCTGAGTGTAACGATGTGCTGGACGCTGTTGAAAAATGGCAGGCGCGCTTTCTCAAAAAGTTTGGCGCGCATTTCGTTCACGCCACCGACGAGTGGTATCTGGTCACTGGCCGCCCACTGCCGCCAATTAAAAATCTCGACGGGCTGGCGCTCGAAGAGAACGGGCTGGGGCAGGTGAGGGGGTTTTTGAATGCGTGGCGGCGGGAGAAAAGAGAGTTGAAATCCCAAATCCCAAATCCCAAAATCCAAAATGGGATGAGGGCGACGCTGGTAAGCGGCGCATTGTTTGCGCCGGTGCTGACGAAGTCGGCCAGGGAGTTCGACCAAATTGCGGGAACGACGTTGGCGGTGTCCCCGGTGATCAATGACCGGCTGGGCGAGACGATCACCGTAGCCGGGCTGTTGATGGGCAAGGATGTCATCAACCAACTCAGCGATCGCGATCTCGGCGAGTTTGTCGTCCTGCCGCGAGTCATGTTCGATCATCCGCAGGGCATCAGCCTCGATGACGTGTCGCCGCTCGACATCGCCCGCGCCCTGAACCGGCCCGTCTTTCTGGCCGACTTGATGGGCGACGTGATTGACGCTTTCACCGGCCACAACACGCTGGTCTTCAAGCCCGGCGATTCGATTCCGCTTGAGGTGATGCGTAACGGCGGCTGGGCGGTCGAAAAATATTTATGA
- a CDS encoding 1-acyl-sn-glycerol-3-phosphate acyltransferase, which translates to MTENVAIQNQKSKIKNREYVHAKHEPVRRVLRWLITNIGFRWLAKLDRIEGLENLPPAGPAILMINHIAFIDPIVVLGNLPRNIVPMAKIEVYNYPVWGIFPRLWAVIPVRRGEADREALMQALTVLKAGEIILVAPQGTRQPALSQAKEGIAYLAHKSGAPIIPVAIEGTKGFPTISKKRWSEPGGVVTLGKPFRFKPITGRLPREALRQMTDEAMYRLAAMLPDHRRGIYSDLSKATSEYIE; encoded by the coding sequence ATGACCGAGAACGTCGCAATCCAAAATCAAAAATCTAAAATCAAAAATCGAGAATATGTCCACGCGAAACACGAGCCGGTGCGTCGCGTTCTGCGCTGGCTGATCACCAACATCGGCTTTCGCTGGCTGGCGAAGCTTGACCGGATCGAAGGGCTGGAGAACTTGCCGCCGGCCGGCCCGGCCATTCTCATGATCAACCACATCGCTTTCATTGACCCGATTGTGGTGCTGGGCAACCTGCCACGCAACATTGTGCCGATGGCGAAAATCGAAGTCTACAATTACCCGGTCTGGGGCATCTTCCCGCGTTTGTGGGCAGTGATCCCGGTGCGGCGCGGCGAGGCCGACCGCGAAGCCTTGATGCAGGCTCTGACAGTATTGAAGGCGGGCGAGATCATTTTGGTGGCTCCGCAAGGCACGCGCCAGCCCGCCCTCAGCCAGGCCAAAGAAGGCATTGCCTACCTTGCCCACAAGTCCGGCGCGCCGATCATTCCGGTGGCGATTGAGGGCACGAAAGGGTTTCCGACGATCAGCAAGAAGCGTTGGTCTGAACCCGGCGGCGTCGTGACTCTGGGGAAGCCTTTCCGCTTCAAACCGATCACGGGTCGCCTGCCCCGCGAAGCGTTGCGCCAGATGACCGACGAGGCCATGTATCGCCTGGCCGCCATGTTGCCTGATCACCGGCGCGGGATTTATAGCGATCTGTCGAAGGCTACAAGTGAGTACATCGAGTGA
- a CDS encoding 1-acyl-sn-glycerol-3-phosphate acyltransferase, translating into MTRDVLRRLARLASSSLLRLAVRGLENVPHEGGLLLAMNHLGDADPILVIGFAPREVEVIGKAEILRWPIFGSLARDYGMIPVRRGQPDRETLNMALDVLKSGKALLIAPEGRESRSHTLETAKGGAAFLALHSRVPIVPIAITGTENRKVYSAWMRLKRPCVTLTFGQPFTLPPNIRRQDAADLIMRRISELLPPEYRGVYGSQSVELEQ; encoded by the coding sequence GTGACTCGCGACGTCCTTCGCAGGCTAGCCCGCCTGGCCTCCAGCAGCTTGCTTCGCCTGGCTGTTCGCGGCCTGGAAAATGTGCCGCACGAGGGCGGCCTCCTGCTGGCGATGAATCACCTCGGCGACGCCGACCCGATCCTGGTCATCGGCTTTGCGCCGCGCGAGGTGGAAGTGATCGGCAAGGCCGAAATTCTGCGCTGGCCGATCTTCGGCTCCCTCGCTCGTGACTACGGCATGATTCCGGTGCGGCGCGGCCAGCCCGACCGCGAGACGTTGAACATGGCCCTCGACGTTCTCAAGTCGGGCAAAGCTCTGCTAATCGCGCCGGAAGGGCGCGAGAGTCGGTCACACACGTTAGAGACGGCTAAGGGCGGGGCCGCATTTCTGGCGCTTCACAGCCGCGTTCCCATCGTTCCCATCGCCATCACCGGCACTGAAAATAGAAAAGTTTATTCAGCGTGGATGCGGCTGAAGCGGCCCTGTGTTACACTAACCTTCGGCCAGCCTTTCACCCTGCCGCCAAACATTCGTCGCCAGGACGCCGCCGATCTGATCATGCGTCGCATCTCCGAGTTGCTGCCGCCGGAGTATCGGGGGGTGTATGGAAGTCAGAGTGTGGAGTTAGAGCAATGA
- a CDS encoding 1-acyl-sn-glycerol-3-phosphate acyltransferase, with product MPFSQPASVRLFRALARPLAQAIYRLGCRLTLTGFENVPPPGAYIIAMNHLASYDPPLLMAFWPHPPEALGAANMMETFFAGHIMRAYGSIPVHRGEYDRAVLEKALDVLRSGRPFVIAPEGGRTRQAGMREAKPGIAYLALKADVPIVPVGITGTENLIPNWKAFRRPALSMIIGQPFRLPAGPLTRENRHQRLAEYTTLIMRRIAELLPPEYRGVYK from the coding sequence ATGCCTTTCTCCCAGCCTGCCTCCGTCCGCCTCTTTCGCGCCCTGGCCCGGCCACTGGCCCAGGCGATTTACCGCCTGGGTTGCCGCCTCACCCTGACCGGTTTCGAAAACGTGCCGCCGCCCGGCGCTTACATCATTGCCATGAATCATCTGGCGAGTTACGATCCGCCGTTGTTGATGGCCTTCTGGCCTCACCCGCCCGAGGCGCTGGGCGCGGCCAACATGATGGAGACTTTCTTCGCCGGCCACATCATGCGCGCCTACGGCTCGATCCCGGTGCATCGTGGTGAGTATGATCGAGCGGTGCTGGAAAAGGCGCTCGACGTTCTCAGGTCGGGCCGCCCGTTTGTGATTGCGCCCGAGGGCGGGCGCACCCGCCAGGCCGGGATGCGCGAGGCCAAACCCGGCATTGCTTATCTGGCGCTCAAAGCGGATGTTCCTATCGTGCCGGTTGGCATCACCGGCACTGAAAATTTGATCCCAAATTGGAAAGCATTTCGCCGCCCGGCCCTGAGCATGATCATCGGCCAGCCGTTTCGTCTGCCAGCCGGGCCGCTGACGCGGGAGAATCGCCACCAGCGCCTGGCTGAATACACTACGCTGATCATGCGCCGCATCGCCGAATTGTTGCCGCCGGAATATCGCGGTGTTTACAAGTGA
- a CDS encoding (d)CMP kinase: MPASIIALDGPASSGKSTVGSLLAGRLNYLFFDSGVMYRAVTLAALERHISISDEAVVNSLAASLKIDVLPPLFNDGRQCTVLADGDDVTWPIRASEVDANVSQVSAYPKVREILTAEMRSIAKRGRVVMVGRDIGTVVLSDADLKIYLDASPEERARRRHAENEARGVEKPYDEILAAIRERDRFDSSREHAPLKAAPDANIVDTTGLSVGQVVSALLALVKSVNRQPSNDKV, translated from the coding sequence ATGCCCGCCTCTATCATCGCCCTCGACGGCCCGGCCTCATCCGGCAAATCCACAGTCGGCTCACTGCTGGCCGGGCGTCTCAACTACCTCTTCTTCGACAGCGGCGTGATGTACCGGGCGGTGACTCTGGCTGCCCTTGAGCGCCATATTTCGATCTCCGACGAAGCCGTCGTAAACAGTTTGGCCGCCTCGCTCAAGATTGACGTTCTGCCACCCCTGTTCAACGATGGCCGCCAGTGCACGGTGTTGGCCGATGGTGACGACGTCACCTGGCCCATCCGCGCCTCCGAAGTGGACGCCAATGTGTCGCAGGTGTCGGCCTACCCGAAGGTGCGGGAAATTCTCACCGCCGAGATGCGGTCAATCGCCAAACGAGGCCGGGTGGTCATGGTCGGTCGCGACATTGGCACAGTCGTCCTGTCTGACGCTGATCTCAAAATCTACCTCGACGCTTCGCCGGAAGAGCGCGCCCGCCGCCGCCACGCCGAGAATGAAGCGCGCGGCGTCGAAAAGCCATACGATGAAATTCTGGCCGCCATCCGTGAGCGTGACCGATTTGACTCCAGCCGTGAACATGCGCCCCTCAAAGCCGCGCCCGACGCCAACATTGTGGACACGACGGGGTTGAGCGTGGGGCAGGTTGTCTCTGCACTGCTGGCTCTTGTGAAGTCCGTCAACCGTCAACCGTCAAACGACAAAGTATGA